The Actinomycetes bacterium nucleotide sequence GTCGACGTACCGCCTCGAGGAGCGCGCGGTAGGAGCGGACCAGCACGGCCCGTTCCTCGCCGACCAGCGGGCTGGTCAGGTCGTTGCCGGCAGCCACCCACTCGTCGGAGAGCCGCATGGCCTCCGCGCGCTCCTGCGCCGCGAGCCGTACGTCCGCCTCGGGAACGCCGTAGGTGTGCGCGTAGAGCCTCTGCAGCGCGACCACGAGCGCCTCTACGCCGGCGGGTTCGCGGCCGGACGCACCGCGCTGGACAGCCCGGTGGGCTCGCCACCACTCGACCTCGAGCCGGGCCGCCTCGTCGACGTCGAAGCTCTCGCTGTGCGTGCGCGCGACCATCGCATAGAAGCGGCGCATGTACGCCCTCGCGGCCGCCGGGTCGTTGTCCGGCACGGGTGCCCACTTCTGGTTGGCCCGAAGGACCCACCACGCCCCTTGCACCGTGCGCGGCCAGGACAGGCCGAAGGTGTGGCGGACGACGAGAACGGCCGCGCGCAGGAACGCCCACCACTCGTGGCGGTAGTAGTGGACCCAGGTCCGGCACTCCAGGTCGCCGACGACCTCCGGGTCGAAGGAACGCATCGGGCTCGCGCCACCCTCACGGTGCCGGGGACGCGACCGGGACGTCATCGTCCGTGCCACTCGGCGAGCAGCGCCACCTCCCGCTCGGGGCTGATCCCCGCGCCTTGGGCGGCCCCGCCCTGCTCGCGGACCCAGGCGAGGGTGTCGCGGGCGGTGTCGGCCAGCGGCCGCGGCGCCAACCCCGACGCGTACGCCTTCGCGGGGTCGGCCGCGGAGTAGGCGGCTTCGCCGGAACCTCCCGCCCACAGCGGGAACTCGGCCTCACCCAGGCCTCGCTCGCGCAGCCAGTCCGGGTCGACCCAGGTCAACGTCGTGCCCGACGGCGCGACCGCGTCGGCCACGGCCGAGAGCAGCTCACCCCAGGTGAACGGCGGAGGGGGGCTCACCGCGTGGAAGGCACCGGCGCGCCCGTCCTCCAGCAGGCGCACCATCCACTCCCCCTGGTCGCGACCGTCGATGACCTGGGCGGGGTCGTCGGCCGGCCCGGGCGCGAGGACCTCACCGCCGGTCGCGATGCGCTGCACCCACCATGGGAAGCGCCACGTGTAGT carries:
- a CDS encoding NAD-dependent epimerase/dehydratase family protein — encoded protein: MRVLVVGGTRFVGKHVVAAALARGHEVTLLHRGRSGAELFGEAEHLLADRDGDLSVLAGREFDATVDVCAYFPRQVRSLAAALGDRGGHYLYVSSVSAYAETPPRGYDETAPLATLADPDVDVVDDTTYGGLKALCEQAATELFGPRTLLVRPTYVVGPDDYTWRFPWWVQRIATGGEVLAPGPADDPAQVIDGRDQGEWMVRLLEDGRAGAFHAVSPPPPFTWGELLSAVADAVAPSGTTLTWVDPDWLRERGLGEAEFPLWAGGSGEAAYSAADPAKAYASGLAPRPLADTARDTLAWVREQGGAAQGAGISPEREVALLAEWHGR